The genomic interval GCCGACAGGTACCCTTCGACGATCTCGTGGCCGCGCTGAAGGCCATGAAGCCCATCCTTGAGGAACGTGGGCTGACCGGCCTTGTCGAACCACTCGGTTTCCCCGTCTCGTCGCTGCGCACCAAGGCTGAGGCCGTCAAGGCCATCGACGCGGCAGATGGAGGCGATGTCTACAGGCTGGTGCACGACACTTTCCATCATCATCTGGCAGGAGAGACGGTGTTTTTCCCCGAACGCACCGGCCTCGTCCACATATCAGGCGTGACAGACCCCGCTGTCTCCGTCGCCGACATGCTGGACGCCCACCGCGTTTTGGTGGATAGCGACGACCGGCTGGAGAATTTTGCCCAGATCAGGACGCTGGAGGCCGCTGGCTACAAGGGGCCTTACAGCTTCGAGCCTTTCGCGGCTGAGGTGCATGAGTTGAAAGACCCGGCTGCTGCCGTCAGAGACAGTATCGACCATATCTCCCAGGCGCTATGACCGCCTCACCGCCTGCGGTTTGCTGCAGGCGGTGCTTGCGTTCGAATACAGGCTGATTGGTAGAAAACACAGAGAAATCAATTCCGCTTTTACGGATGATGCTGTAATCTTTGCGTGACAAAATAGAGCAGCAATCGGGCTCGGGTATTCTTGAAATCAACTGCTTTGTGCCGGTTTCTTGCCCGCCCCATCCTTAAAAGAGTGGGTGAATTTCCCTTTTATGAAAATAGACAGGAAAACGACGCTTAAGGATGTGGCGCAGCAGGCGAATGTTTCGCTCAGCACCGCTTCGCACGCCCTTAACGGCACGGCCCCCTTGACCACGCTGGTGCGCGAGCGGGTGCTGGAAGCGGCCCGTTCGCTCGGTTATCTCGAAAACCGCCGACAGAAGGCGACGATTGCGACCCTGCGCGTGGTGTTGCTGGCAATGACCAACGATGCGGCTCCGCAAAGTGATCTCAACATGGTCAGCTGGACGATGCTGAACGGCTTCCGGCGCGAATGTGAACGGCGCGGCATTCGCATCGTTCCCTTCGTCAGCGCCACAAGCCGGCTTGACCCTGTCGCGGTGGTGCAGGCGGCGGATGCCGACAATGTGGATGGCATCGTGGTGTTGAACGATGACCGGTCGCAACTGGTTCAGGCGCTTTCGGCGCTCGGCAAACCGGTGGTGCTGATTAATGGCGAGGACCCGGCCATGATCGTCGATACGGTAACGGCCGAGAACCGTTTCGGCGCCCGCCTCGGCATCGAGCACCTGCTTTCCCTTGGGCATCGCAATATTCTGCACATTACCTGGAAGGGGCGCACGACGATCCGCCGCCGTTACGACGGCTATAGCGACGCATTTCTTGCGGCGGGGTTTCCGGTGCCTGCGGATATGGTCATTGAGGTGGAGAGTTATGAACCCCAATGGGGCGAAACCGCCATTCGTCGCCTGCTGGCCGAGGAGCGCCCGCTCAGAAATGCAACGGCGATTTTCTGCGCGGCCGACAATCTGGCACTCGGCTGTCTGAAAGCACTGACAGAAGCCGGTGTCCGGGTTCCCGATGACGTTTCGGTATTGGGTTTTGACGATATCATGCCGGCGGCCTTCAGTGCGCCGCCGCTCAGCACCATTCAATTGCCCGCCGACAGGCTGGGTGGTGCGGCACTTTCCCTGCTGGAGCAGCGGCTTGTCGCCGCCGA from Agrobacterium tumefaciens carries:
- a CDS encoding TIM barrel protein — translated: MRFAINHITAPKLSLEDFFATARNLGLSEVEIRNDLPDIVGTVDPAAVKAAAEKAGVTIISINALYPFNVWSGDLPKRAVVMADYAAASGAKALVMCPLNEGRQVPFDDLVAALKAMKPILEERGLTGLVEPLGFPVSSLRTKAEAVKAIDAADGGDVYRLVHDTFHHHLAGETVFFPERTGLVHISGVTDPAVSVADMLDAHRVLVDSDDRLENFAQIRTLEAAGYKGPYSFEPFAAEVHELKDPAAAVRDSIDHISQAL
- a CDS encoding LacI family DNA-binding transcriptional regulator: MKIDRKTTLKDVAQQANVSLSTASHALNGTAPLTTLVRERVLEAARSLGYLENRRQKATIATLRVVLLAMTNDAAPQSDLNMVSWTMLNGFRRECERRGIRIVPFVSATSRLDPVAVVQAADADNVDGIVVLNDDRSQLVQALSALGKPVVLINGEDPAMIVDTVTAENRFGARLGIEHLLSLGHRNILHITWKGRTTIRRRYDGYSDAFLAAGFPVPADMVIEVESYEPQWGETAIRRLLAEERPLRNATAIFCAADNLALGCLKALTEAGVRVPDDVSVLGFDDIMPAAFSAPPLSTIQLPADRLGGAALSLLEQRLVAADPTRPAHRLELGCRLVLRGSIAPPPK